From Streptomyces qinzhouensis, one genomic window encodes:
- a CDS encoding carbohydrate ABC transporter permease — protein MDSAVQAGGPARPASPAGPRKSVTGTRTVLVVGFLLPALVLLGALVVYPIGYSVYRSFFDRAGTGFAGLDNYREIFTDEAIFTAVKNNAVWVVLAPTVTTALGLIFAVLTERVRWGTAFKLVVFMPMAISMLAAGIIFRLVYEQDPDRGLANAVWVGVHDTFTESSAFPRARPLPVHPLKPGGGGAFITKAPVSAGTPVLLPLVGVPPGQLPSDARPARTPAPDPDGGITGTAWLDFTRGGGGKPNVTDPQELGLKGIRIEAVKDGRVVASARAGADGVFTLPAAAEGAVLRLPAANFREAYNGVSWLGPSLVTPAIIGSYVWMWAGFAMVLIAAGLASLPRELLEAARVDGASEWQVFRRITVPLLAPVLAVVLATLMINVLKIFDLVYVIAPGSAQDDANVLALQLYRSSFGTAADLGVGSAIAVLLLLLVVPVMVVNIRRIRKEGRR, from the coding sequence GTGGACTCCGCAGTGCAGGCGGGGGGCCCGGCGCGGCCGGCGTCCCCCGCGGGTCCGCGCAAGAGCGTGACCGGCACCCGGACCGTCCTGGTGGTCGGCTTTCTGCTGCCGGCACTGGTGCTGCTGGGCGCGCTCGTGGTCTACCCGATCGGGTACTCGGTCTACCGTTCCTTCTTCGACCGGGCGGGTACCGGCTTCGCCGGGCTCGACAACTACCGGGAGATCTTCACGGACGAGGCGATCTTCACGGCGGTGAAGAACAACGCGGTCTGGGTGGTGCTCGCGCCCACCGTGACCACCGCCCTCGGGCTGATCTTCGCCGTGCTCACCGAACGCGTGCGCTGGGGCACCGCGTTCAAACTGGTCGTCTTCATGCCGATGGCGATCTCGATGCTCGCCGCGGGCATCATCTTCCGGCTGGTGTACGAGCAGGATCCGGACCGCGGCCTGGCCAACGCGGTCTGGGTCGGGGTCCATGACACCTTCACCGAGTCCTCGGCGTTCCCCCGGGCCAGACCGCTGCCGGTGCATCCGCTGAAGCCGGGCGGCGGCGGGGCGTTTATCACCAAGGCGCCGGTGTCGGCGGGGACGCCCGTACTGCTGCCGCTGGTCGGTGTCCCCCCGGGGCAGCTGCCGTCGGACGCCCGGCCCGCGCGGACACCGGCTCCGGACCCGGACGGCGGGATCACCGGAACGGCCTGGCTCGACTTCACCCGGGGCGGCGGCGGAAAGCCCAATGTCACCGACCCTCAGGAGCTGGGGCTGAAGGGCATCCGCATCGAGGCGGTCAAGGACGGCAGGGTGGTGGCATCGGCCCGGGCCGGGGCGGACGGGGTGTTCACCCTGCCCGCCGCGGCCGAGGGGGCGGTACTGCGCCTGCCCGCGGCCAATTTCCGTGAGGCGTACAACGGTGTGAGCTGGCTCGGCCCGTCGCTCGTCACCCCCGCGATCATCGGCAGCTATGTCTGGATGTGGGCCGGGTTCGCGATGGTGCTGATCGCGGCCGGGCTCGCGAGCCTGCCGCGCGAACTGCTGGAGGCGGCCCGGGTCGACGGAGCGAGCGAATGGCAGGTCTTCCGCCGGATCACCGTGCCACTGCTGGCACCCGTCCTGGCGGTGGTGCTGGCCACCCTGATGATCAACGTGCTGAAGATCTTCGACCTGGTGTACGTGATCGCTCCCGGCTCGGCCCAGGACGATGCCAATGTGCTGGCGCTCCAGCTCTACCGCTCGTCCTTCGGTACGGCGGCCGATCTCGGCGTCGGCAGCGCCATCGCCGTACTGCTGCTCTTGCTGGTGGTGCCGGTGATGGTGGTCAACATCCGGCGGATACGGAAGGAGGGCCGACGATGA
- a CDS encoding ABC transporter substrate-binding protein: MSKTVKATVACAVVLAFTVAGCGDDKGEDTERSNGADATSGVGLPQLNGQTVQVAAVWSGKEQENFVKVLDEFERRTGAKVTFVPAQDPIVNFLGTKIAGGSPPDVALLPQPGAIRQAVQRKWAKPVGPAARAELAKNYSAGWQRTGQVDGVQYGVYYKAANKSLVWYNTAVFEAAGAKTPTTWKEFLATAETVSASGVTPVSVAGADGWTLTDWFENVYLSQAGPAKYDQLAAHTIKWTDPSVTRALTTLAELFGRPELIAGGADGALQTEFPASVSRTFTGGDQAKAAMVFEGDFVGVTIGETKAKIGTDAKVFPFPAVGAKAPLVGGGDAAVALKNSKGAQALLTFLASPDAARIQAGAGGFLSPNKSLDPAVYPNDVQRDIAKALIAAGDSVRFDMSDQMPQAFGGTPGKGLWKLLQDFLKNPKDISGIQAKLESDAAKAYAG, from the coding sequence ATGAGCAAAACCGTGAAAGCGACGGTGGCCTGTGCCGTCGTCCTCGCGTTCACCGTCGCGGGCTGTGGTGACGACAAGGGTGAGGACACCGAGAGAAGCAACGGCGCGGACGCCACGTCCGGCGTCGGGCTTCCGCAGCTGAACGGCCAGACGGTGCAGGTCGCCGCGGTCTGGAGCGGCAAGGAGCAGGAGAATTTCGTCAAGGTCCTCGACGAGTTCGAGAGGCGGACCGGCGCGAAGGTCACCTTCGTGCCCGCACAGGACCCGATCGTCAACTTCCTCGGCACCAAGATCGCCGGGGGCAGCCCGCCGGATGTGGCGCTGCTCCCCCAGCCCGGCGCCATCCGCCAGGCCGTCCAGCGAAAATGGGCCAAACCCGTCGGACCGGCGGCCCGGGCCGAACTGGCGAAGAACTACTCCGCGGGCTGGCAGCGGACGGGCCAGGTCGACGGCGTGCAGTACGGCGTCTACTACAAGGCCGCCAACAAGTCCCTGGTCTGGTACAACACGGCCGTCTTCGAGGCGGCGGGCGCCAAGACGCCCACGACCTGGAAGGAGTTCCTGGCCACCGCCGAGACCGTATCGGCGTCCGGTGTCACCCCCGTCTCGGTCGCGGGCGCCGACGGCTGGACCCTCACCGACTGGTTCGAGAACGTCTATCTCTCCCAGGCGGGCCCGGCGAAGTACGACCAACTGGCCGCGCACACCATCAAGTGGACCGACCCTTCGGTCACCCGGGCCCTCACCACCCTGGCCGAGCTGTTCGGCAGGCCCGAGCTGATCGCGGGCGGCGCGGACGGCGCGCTCCAGACCGAATTCCCCGCCTCGGTGAGCCGGACCTTCACCGGAGGCGACCAGGCCAAGGCGGCCATGGTCTTCGAGGGCGATTTCGTGGGCGTCACCATCGGCGAGACCAAGGCGAAGATCGGCACGGACGCCAAGGTGTTCCCGTTCCCGGCCGTCGGGGCCAAGGCCCCGCTGGTCGGCGGCGGGGACGCGGCGGTCGCGCTGAAGAACAGCAAGGGCGCCCAGGCGCTGCTCACCTTCCTCGCCTCGCCCGACGCGGCCCGTATCCAGGCCGGCGCGGGCGGATTCCTCTCGCCGAACAAATCCCTCGACCCGGCCGTGTATCCGAACGACGTCCAGCGCGATATCGCGAAGGCGCTGATCGCCGCGGGCGACAGCGTGCGTTTCGATATGTCGGACCAGATGCCGCAGGCGTTCGGCGGGACGCCCGGCAAGGGCCTGTGGAAACTGCTCCAGGACTTCCTGAAGAACCCGAAGGACATCTCGGGAATTCAGGCGAAACTGGAATCCGATGCCGCGAAGGCGTACGCGGGCTGA